The Undibacterium cyanobacteriorum genomic sequence CGATTTCCGAACTGACCGGCGGCACCAATACACAAAAAACCTTTAGCTGCAAAATTGTGGGGGTGGGTCAACAGTCGTTCGTCATCAGCGATGCAGCCGGCAATTCCCTCTACGCGGAAACCTTGAACGTTCCCCTCAGCAAACAACCGCAGGTGACGATGACAACATCGCTGGGGACCGTGGTGCTCGAACTCAATCCGGCCAAAGCCCCTGTCACGGTCGATAATTTCTTGAATTACACAGAGTCTGGCTTCTATGTGAATAAGATTTTTCACCGTATCATCAGCAATTTTGTCATTCAAGGCGGCGGCTATACGGCTGATTTAAATCTCGCTACCACTCAAGCGCCGATCAAACTTGAAGCAAACAATGGACTCAGCAACTTACGTGGCAGTATCGCCATGGCACGAACATCGGCCTTGGATTCCGCAACTTCGCAATTCTTTATTAACGTTGTCGACAACGTTTCACTCGATACGAGCAGCGGTGGCTATGCCGTGTTTGGGAAGGTCATTAGCGGCCTCGACATCGTCGATAAAATCAAAGCTGTTCCCACTGCGACTCGCAATGGACTTACCGATGTGCCAAACTCCACCGTTCTCATCAATTCCATGGTGCAGACACAGTAATGGAATGTAAAGCGCGCGGCTCGCACAACCAAGCGCACACTGTTCGTTGATCACGAATAAATTGGATTTTTCGATTCAATTACTCCCTCTTTAGGCTGACTTCATGTCAGCCTTTTTTTACCCCGTGCAAACGATCACATCACTTTGCATTTTCTAGATTCCCTCGCTTGTTGGTAAAAAGGCGCTTTCTATCGATTTACCCCGACATGTTGGTCATGTCGAATACTTGACCCGTAAAAATCGCTTAAGATAGATCTCAGTGCCTCCATCTCACACACACTCGTGTTTTTTCACATTTAACACACTCAAGACTTATGAAGACTTCCAGACTTTTTGCATCACTACTCTTGATCGGCACTCTCAGCTCGCTGGTCGCCTGCAATGAGGAATATGCTCCGATGCCCACCGTCGACAGTGTTAACCTCGATCGCTACCTCGGTAAGTGGTATGAAATCACTTCGATCCCCAACCGCTTTCAAGCCATGTGCGTCTCAGACACTCGTGCTGAATACGTCAAAGATGGCGATCGCATCAAAGTCATCAATCGTTGTCGGAAGCAAGACGGCAAAATTGAAACCGCTGAAGGCATTGCAAAAATTGTCGATGGCAGTAACAACGCAAAACTACGAGTCAGTTTTTTCAGACCGTTCTATGGAAATTATTGGGTATTAGATCTCGACCCTGATTATCAATGGGTCTTAGTCGGAGAACCTTCACGCAAATATGCTTGGGTTCTGTCACGCAACATGCAAGTCGATCCACAAACTCTGCAAAAGTTGATGCAAAAGGCAGAGAGTCTCGGTTATCAAGCGACACAGTTTAAAGCCAGTGTGCAAGCGCAGAGTATCGACTGAAGATTCTTCAGCAACGACTTAAGTGAAAAAGCCTGCCATTCGAAATTTCATCGTCAGCGTAATGAAGCTTCGTATGACAGGCTTGTTTAGGACCAGGCAATCGCACCTTACCAAGAGATCTGGCAAGCGAATGCCAGCATAATCAAGGCTAAAACGAAGTAGATCAACTGCAGTGGAATCATCCACTTCGCCCATGTCGTCCAAGGGATGCGCGCCAAGGCGAGCACACCGACCGTGATGCCAGAAGTTGGAATCATCGGTGTCGTAAATTCACCGAATTGAAAGGCCAGCACCGCAGTCTGGCGCGACACACCAACCAGATCAGCCAGCGGTGCCATGATCGGCATAGTCAGCGCTGCTTGACCACTTCCGGAATGAATAAAGAAGTTGATGACCGATTGAATCACAAACATTTTGTGCGAAGCGATCACCGCACTGTCAGACTGCACCAATGGCATCAAGTGATACAACATGGTGTCAATGATCTGCGCATCGCGTGCCAAAATCATAGTCGCGCGAGCCAATGCGATCACCATCGCAGTGCTTACCAAATCTTTCGCGCCATGCATAAAGGCTTCAACGAATTGATCCGCTGTTAAACGCCCCACCACACCGACCGCAATCGCCATACCCAAGAACAAGGCCGCGATCTCGTTCACAAACCATTCATACTTCACCACACCCAACACCATCACTGCTAGCGTTCCAACGAACATCAACAAGACGGCCTTATGAGTTCCGGTCATTCCTTGAAAATTCGCTAGCTCATCATTCTTCAACTCGCGACGACGCTCCTGATCAATCGCAAAAGTCGGGCTCAACTCTGGTCGCGCCTTGATGCGAGCAGCGTACCAACTCAAGAACATAATCGTCAAAATGGTGGCCGTTGCCCACACAATCAAACGAAAACCAATGCCCGAAAATACAGGGACACCAGCGATTCCTTGGGCAATCCCCACATTAAAAGGATTCAAAAAGGCCGCAGCAAATCCGACTTGTGAACCGACAAAGGGAATCGCTACTCCCGTAATCGAGTCATAGCCTAGGGCCAGAGCCAAAGGAATGAAAATCATCACGAAAGGAATCGCTTCTTCCGCCATACCGAAACTCGCTCCACCGAGGGAAAACAGAGTCACAAATACGGGGATAATCATGGCGCGCACTAGGCGCGAATGCGTATGCGCTTTGGCGACGGATTTAATCATGGAATCAATCGCCTCGGTTCTTTGCAAGACAGCGAATGCGCCACCGACGATCAAAACAAATCCAATAATTTGAGCCGCCTCTACAAAGCCTTTAATTGGCGACATCATCAAGTCCACAAAGCCTTGTGGGTGACTTGCAATCACTTGGAAAGAAGATGGATCAACCACCGTCTTCCCATTAATCACTTGCGTTGCATACTTCCCACCTGGCACCAGCCATGTCGCCAACGCTATCAACGCCATCAGGCCAAATAACAACACGAAGGTATTCGGCATCCGTAATTTTTTCAGCATCATCATCTCCTCGATTCCATGCTTGACTTATGCCGACAATAAATTACCAGTGCGGTAGGCATGTTGGCCCGCCACTTTGGCAATCCTCGCGCCTGCGTGCACATAACGACGAGCGATGCGTGCAAACAGAACGCCGCTCACGCTCGCACGTAAGGGAGTCACCTCCGCTGTGATTGGATCGATCAAATCAGCAATCACTTCGCCTGCTTGTATCATAGATCCAAGCGGCTTTGTGAAGGCCACGATGCCAGCATGTGGAGCCACCACGGGTTCGACGCCTTCCAAGGGTGTCGCGACACACAAAGCTGGAGGCACAACTTGATCGACACCTGTTCGATCTCCCACTCGCGTAATATGCCCTTCATGTTCGAGGTAGGCGATGATGGCTTCGGCATCGCGCTGCGCATCTTCATGCGTCACATCGGTTTCACCACGTAATTCCACAGTTAAAGATTGGCAAGCCAGAGGAATCGATTTACTTTGACCGTAATGATCTTGGAGTTCCCACCAGTGACGCGAACAAGAATCATCGAAGGGATCATCACCTGGGAGTTTTGAAATCAACAGCGCGTGAGCTTGTAAAAAACCTGCGAGAGGAATGCCGCGCTCGGCTAACGGCGCCCCCGTATAAAGATGCATGACCGCTTGATTATCACAATGCAGATCCAACACGATGTCAGCATCAATCGCAAGCGATTGTAGAGTCTTCTTCAGTTGTGCAGTCTCATCATAAGCGGGTACTTCGGCGAGAATCTCGGCTGCGGTTCGACGAATTAGCTGTTGATTAAAGGCTGGGTCACCATTCAGTTGATCACCAATACGTCGGATTAATTCTGGCGTGAGATGCTGATACCCGCGATTGAAATTAATGCCGGTCGCTAGATCAAAGCGTCCAAATGCCGTGCCTTGAATATCTTGATTCAAGCCAATTGGATTCGATACAGGCACCAACACGATACTCCCCTCAATGGCGCCGGCCTCCTCAAGTTCACTGAAACGCTTTCTCAAGTAATGGCTAACAAGCATGCCGGGAATCTCATCAGCATGTAGAGATGCTTGAATATAGGTTTTCTTACGAGTTTGATTTCGGCCGAAATGCAAGCTCACCAATTGACGCTCACTGCCGGCACTTCGATTTTTCAGAACATGAATTTCACTACGCATATGAAACACTCTCACTTTTCGTTTTTAGTAACGCTCCCAATGAGCCGCTGCGATCAAGCGACTCGCGCATGTTTTCTTGAATGACGGCGTAACCTCCGCGCAAACGCATAGCAATTGCTGCTGGAATACCACCATTGTGGGCCTACTTGAAAATTCTTTGACACAGTCACCTTACCCTAACGCAGCCAACAAACCAACGCAAGGTAGGTAGCATCTGAAATTACAACAGGCTTCTCTTTCTATTTGAATTCAGTCCTAAATTTGAATTCAATCCTAATACAGTGTGAACGTCTCAAGTTTTACCAAGTTCAACGCTCAGAATAGACATTAGATTCATCTCTCTTACAGATCCATACGGTGCACGTATCAGGAAAATCTGCCCCTGATTCAGCTTGTCGGCCATTCTTGAAGCTTGT encodes the following:
- a CDS encoding peptidylprolyl isomerase yields the protein MKSIALSILALSLLSACGGESAPPPSNKVKITSVTSDQLIYRKNTVFTVKGENLSDGFNMSNKACLTISELTGGTNTQKTFSCKIVGVGQQSFVISDAAGNSLYAETLNVPLSKQPQVTMTTSLGTVVLELNPAKAPVTVDNFLNYTESGFYVNKIFHRIISNFVIQGGGYTADLNLATTQAPIKLEANNGLSNLRGSIAMARTSALDSATSQFFINVVDNVSLDTSSGGYAVFGKVISGLDIVDKIKAVPTATRNGLTDVPNSTVLINSMVQTQ
- a CDS encoding lipocalin family protein, with product MPTVDSVNLDRYLGKWYEITSIPNRFQAMCVSDTRAEYVKDGDRIKVINRCRKQDGKIETAEGIAKIVDGSNNAKLRVSFFRPFYGNYWVLDLDPDYQWVLVGEPSRKYAWVLSRNMQVDPQTLQKLMQKAESLGYQATQFKASVQAQSID
- a CDS encoding YfcC family protein; translation: MMMLKKLRMPNTFVLLFGLMALIALATWLVPGGKYATQVINGKTVVDPSSFQVIASHPQGFVDLMMSPIKGFVEAAQIIGFVLIVGGAFAVLQRTEAIDSMIKSVAKAHTHSRLVRAMIIPVFVTLFSLGGASFGMAEEAIPFVMIFIPLALALGYDSITGVAIPFVGSQVGFAAAFLNPFNVGIAQGIAGVPVFSGIGFRLIVWATATILTIMFLSWYAARIKARPELSPTFAIDQERRRELKNDELANFQGMTGTHKAVLLMFVGTLAVMVLGVVKYEWFVNEIAALFLGMAIAVGVVGRLTADQFVEAFMHGAKDLVSTAMVIALARATMILARDAQIIDTMLYHLMPLVQSDSAVIASHKMFVIQSVINFFIHSGSGQAALTMPIMAPLADLVGVSRQTAVLAFQFGEFTTPMIPTSGITVGVLALARIPWTTWAKWMIPLQLIYFVLALIMLAFACQISW
- a CDS encoding succinylglutamate desuccinylase/aspartoacylase family protein — translated: MRSEIHVLKNRSAGSERQLVSLHFGRNQTRKKTYIQASLHADEIPGMLVSHYLRKRFSELEEAGAIEGSIVLVPVSNPIGLNQDIQGTAFGRFDLATGINFNRGYQHLTPELIRRIGDQLNGDPAFNQQLIRRTAAEILAEVPAYDETAQLKKTLQSLAIDADIVLDLHCDNQAVMHLYTGAPLAERGIPLAGFLQAHALLISKLPGDDPFDDSCSRHWWELQDHYGQSKSIPLACQSLTVELRGETDVTHEDAQRDAEAIIAYLEHEGHITRVGDRTGVDQVVPPALCVATPLEGVEPVVAPHAGIVAFTKPLGSMIQAGEVIADLIDPITAEVTPLRASVSGVLFARIARRYVHAGARIAKVAGQHAYRTGNLLSA